Proteins from one Pongo abelii isolate AG06213 chromosome 7, NHGRI_mPonAbe1-v2.0_pri, whole genome shotgun sequence genomic window:
- the SLA gene encoding src-like-adapter isoform X2, which yields MGNSMKSAPAPAERPLPNPEGLDSDFLAVLSDYPSPDISPPIFRRGEKLRVISDEGGWWKAISLSTGRESYIPGICVARVYHGWLFEGLGRDKAEELLQLPDTKVGSFMIRESETKKGFYSLSVRHRQVKHYRIFRLPNNWYYISPRLTFQCLEDLVNHYSEVADGLCCVLTTPCLTQSTAAPAVRASSSPVTLRQKTVDWRRVSRLQEDPEGTENPLGVDESLFSYGLRESIASYLSLTSEDNTSFDRKKKSVSLMYGGSKRKSSFFSSPPYFED from the exons atgggaaacAGCATGAAATCCGCCCCTGCACCTGCCGAGAGGCCCCTGCCCAACCCAGAGG GACTGGATAGTGACTTCCTTGCCGTGCTGAGTGACTACCCGTCTCCTGACATCAGCCCCCCGATATTCCGCCGAGGGGAGAAACTGCGTGTGATTTCTGA TGAAGGGGGTTGGTGGAAAGCTATTTCTCTTAGCACTGGTCGAGAGAGTTACATCCCTGGAATATGTGTGGCCAGAGTTTACCATGG CTGGCTGTTTGAGGGCCTGGGCAGAGACAAGGCCGAGGAGCTGCTGCAGCTGCCAGACACAAAGGTCGGCTCCTTCATGATCAGAGAGAGTGAGACCAAGAAAG gGTTTTATTCACTGTCGGTGAGACACAGGCAGGTAAAGCATTACCGCATTTTCCGTCTGCCCAACAACTGGTACTACATTTCCCCGAGGCTCACCTTCCAGTGCCTGGAGGACCTGGTGAACCACTATTCTG AGGTGGCTGATGGCCTGTGCTGTGTGCTCACCACGCCCTGCCTGACACAAAGCACGGCTGCTCCAGCCGTGAGGGCCTCCAGCTCACCTGTCACCTTGCGTCAGAAGACTGTGGACTGGAGGAGAGTGTCCAG ACTGCAGGAGGACCCCGAGGGAACAGAGAACCCGCTTGGGGTAGACGAGTCCCTTTTCAGCTATGGCCTTCGAGAGAGCATTGCCTCTTACCTGTCCCTGACCAGTGAGGACAACACCTCCTTTGATCGAAAGAAGAAAAGCGTCTCCCTGATGTacggtggcagcaagagaaagagctcattcttctcatcaccacctTACTTTGAGGACTAG
- the SLA gene encoding src-like-adapter isoform X1, whose translation MMLSKLGHSPLGGLRARLTFPVCLLYHRLWASPVAPGKKKEMGNSMKSAPAPAERPLPNPEGLDSDFLAVLSDYPSPDISPPIFRRGEKLRVISDEGGWWKAISLSTGRESYIPGICVARVYHGWLFEGLGRDKAEELLQLPDTKVGSFMIRESETKKGFYSLSVRHRQVKHYRIFRLPNNWYYISPRLTFQCLEDLVNHYSEVADGLCCVLTTPCLTQSTAAPAVRASSSPVTLRQKTVDWRRVSRLQEDPEGTENPLGVDESLFSYGLRESIASYLSLTSEDNTSFDRKKKSVSLMYGGSKRKSSFFSSPPYFED comes from the exons ATGATGCTCTCTAAACTGGGTCATTCTCCACTTGGAGGGCTCAGGGCACGGTTGACTTTCCCCGTCTGTCTCCTATACCACAGGCTCTGGGCATCACCAGTGGCcccagggaaaaagaaagaaatgggaaacAGCATGAAATCCGCCCCTGCACCTGCCGAGAGGCCCCTGCCCAACCCAGAGG GACTGGATAGTGACTTCCTTGCCGTGCTGAGTGACTACCCGTCTCCTGACATCAGCCCCCCGATATTCCGCCGAGGGGAGAAACTGCGTGTGATTTCTGA TGAAGGGGGTTGGTGGAAAGCTATTTCTCTTAGCACTGGTCGAGAGAGTTACATCCCTGGAATATGTGTGGCCAGAGTTTACCATGG CTGGCTGTTTGAGGGCCTGGGCAGAGACAAGGCCGAGGAGCTGCTGCAGCTGCCAGACACAAAGGTCGGCTCCTTCATGATCAGAGAGAGTGAGACCAAGAAAG gGTTTTATTCACTGTCGGTGAGACACAGGCAGGTAAAGCATTACCGCATTTTCCGTCTGCCCAACAACTGGTACTACATTTCCCCGAGGCTCACCTTCCAGTGCCTGGAGGACCTGGTGAACCACTATTCTG AGGTGGCTGATGGCCTGTGCTGTGTGCTCACCACGCCCTGCCTGACACAAAGCACGGCTGCTCCAGCCGTGAGGGCCTCCAGCTCACCTGTCACCTTGCGTCAGAAGACTGTGGACTGGAGGAGAGTGTCCAG ACTGCAGGAGGACCCCGAGGGAACAGAGAACCCGCTTGGGGTAGACGAGTCCCTTTTCAGCTATGGCCTTCGAGAGAGCATTGCCTCTTACCTGTCCCTGACCAGTGAGGACAACACCTCCTTTGATCGAAAGAAGAAAAGCGTCTCCCTGATGTacggtggcagcaagagaaagagctcattcttctcatcaccacctTACTTTGAGGACTAG